TCAATGCATGGGATCTGCACGAGACCGCCGATGGGATCGCATGTCATGCCGAGGTTGTGCTCCATGGCGATCTCCGCTGCGTGTTCCACCTGATCGTTGCTGCCATGCAATGCGGCGACGAGTCCGCCTGCCGCCATGCTGCAGGCAACGCCTACCTCTCCCTGGCATCCCACTTCAGCTCCAGAGATGGAGGCGTTCTCCTTGTACAAGACACCGATCGCGGCCGATGTAAGGAAGTAACGCAGAATGCCTTCGGTGTCTGCATCCGGAATGAAGTTCAGGTAGTAGTGCGCGACTGCAGGGATAATGCCCGCCGCTCCGTTTGTCGGCGCGGTGACCACACGACCGCCCGCGGCATTTTCTTCATTGACTGCCATGGCATAGACCGTGACCCAGTCCATCGGCGCCAACGGATCTTTACTGCGCTCTGCACGCAGACGCGTCGTAAGTCTGGGGGCGCGTCGGCGTACATTAAGACCGCCAGGAAGAATGCCTTCTGTCGTGATGCCTTTCTCCGTGCACTCCTGCATCACCTTCCAGATGGCGAGGATACGCTCTCGAACCACTGCTTCACTGCCGGCGAGTGCCACCTCGTTCGCCATGACGGCTTGTGCAATCGTCAGACCATGTTGCGCGGTAATCTGCAGCAGTTCAGCTGCCGAGTGAAACGGATACGGTACGTTACGCGTGGCAACAGCGCTTTGCCGTCCGAAGTCCTCTGCCTGCACCACAAAGCCGCCGCCTATTGAGAAGATCGTCTCCTGGTGCAGCGTATTGCCTTCCTTATCAAATGCCGTGAACCGCATGCCATTCGGATGAGAGGGAACTGCTGGATCGGGATACATCTGGTTGCGGAGGAAGAGAAGCTCTCCTCCTTCTCGCAGCGTTACTGCGTGATCCGCCGCCAACTGGATGCGGCCATCCGTTTGCCAGTCAGCGAGGATACGTTCGATGGTCGCGGGTGTTACCTGATCTGGAGCCTCGCCTGAGAGGCCAAGCACAATCGCCTTATCGCTGCCGTGTCCATGCCCGGTAAGCGCCAGGGAGCCGAACAGTTCCACGAAGACCCGGCTGGTTTGCGAGAGCAGACCCGACTGCCGCAGATGCTGCGTGAATTGCAGCGCTGCACGCATGGGACCGACTGTGTGTGAGGAGGAGGGACCAATGCCGATCTTGAAGAGCTCGAAGAGGGAAGTATTCACTGTCGTTCACCGGCCGGCTGTTCCAATACAGAAAGGCAGAGCTGCCGGCTCTGCCTTTCAGAGTACATGGATACATCTGGCTCTAGGGCTTTGATGAGGGCTTTATTGTCTTGCTCTTATGCTTCGGAACAATCGGAGCGGAGGAGCGCACCGAGGTCAGGCGAATGGCGGCTGCCGCAGCCGTAATCCGTACCGCAGGCTTGCTGTCGAGAAAGAGAGGGATGAGGTTCTCCGCGAGACCCGGGTCCTGGAAGTCGCCAAGCATACGCGCTGCCGTCAACCGTACTTCCTGATCCTTGTCATCGAGCGCATCAATCAACTCCTTGCGAACCTCCGGGCTCTTGTTCTGCGCGATCAGTTCTGTCGCAATGACGCGTGGACTGTCTCCGCCGGCCTTGTGCATGTAGTTGTACGCCGCAATGCCGATGCCGAAGGGGCCAAGGACGAACGGCGCTGTCATCTTTGCGATCTCGGCAGGGGAGTGCATATCCTTGCTGGCCTGATGCATCGCTCCGCCAAGCATGCCTGCATTTCCTTTGCGTTCGCCTTCAACGACAGCGAAGAGAAGGTCCTGCCCTGAGTGATCTCCCATGCTCCACAGCGTAGTCGCGGAGGCGAAGGCGATCTGCGGCTTGGGATCATCCAGCAGTTTGCGCAGTGTTGGTACGAACATGGAATTCTTCGTCTGCCCCATGGCGGCGATGGCAGCAATACGTACGTCAAGATCGGGGCTGTCGATCGCCTCCAGCAACATCTTTTGTGCCTTCGGTTCTCCGCCTAAATCGCCAAGGGCAGCGACGACGATGACGAGCGTCTCGGTTTTCTTTTCGGATGCCTCTTTATCCAGCAGGGTCCAGGCATCCGTATTGATCTGTGAAGGGGTAGCCTTCGGCGGTTCGGGGGTTGCATCCTCTGCAGAACGTCGCATCTCCGCAGGTGCAACCGCGTGAAGACAGAGAAATAAGACAATCAGTCCGCCGACCCAGGCAAGAAGATGCAGCGACCGACGCAAACGAGACGTATAAGCCTTCATGTTGTTTTTCCGGCGCTTGCAGCGGGAAGAGTTCTGCAGCGTTCTACTGCTTGGTTGGATGCTATAGTCGGAAGAATTTACTGCCTTCGCGAAACACAGGTTTACATGCTCTTTAAGACTCGTAGTGCTGCCGTTTACGGTATCGACGCACATTTGATTGATGTTGAGGTTGACTTTTCCACAGTGGTCCGAGACGCGGAGACCTTTTCAACCGTCGGCCTGCCCGATGCAGCCGTGAAAGAGAGCCGTGATCGTGTACGCAGCGCTATCCGCAACTCCGGCTTCGATATGCCGCCGGTGCGCATCACCATCAACCTCGCTCCCGCGGATATACGTAAGGAAGGTTCAGGGTTCGATCTACCGATCGCGCTTGGCATCCTGGGCGCCTATGGCGCATTGCAGCCGATTGATCTTACAGAGTTTCTCTTTCTCGGAGAGCTTGGGTTAGACGGCACTGTGCGTGCGGTACAGGGAATTCTTCCCGTAGCTGTTGCTGCACGGCAGAAGGGCGTGAAGCGGCTGGTGGTTCCAACCGTGAACGCACGCGAGGCTGCCGTCGTTGATGGCCTCATGGTGTATCCGGTGCGAAGCCTGATCGAGGTAAGGGAACTGATCAATGGCATCGCTACCGGGCAGGAGAGTATCGCACCAGTGCAGCTGGATAAGAGCACGCTGCTGGATGAGATTCAGGATGCAATGCCGGACTTCTCGGATGTTCGCGGTCAGCATACGGCGAAGCGCGCTCTGGAGGTTGCCGCCGCCGGCGGACATAACGTGCTGATGATTGGACCTCCGGGCAGCGGTAAGACGATGCTCGCAAAGCGGTTCCCGTCGGTTCTGGCTCCGCTGATGTTTGAAGAGGCACTGGAGACGACCAAGATCCATTCGGTTGCCGGCGTATTGAATGCCGAGACCGGCCTGGTGACACATCGTCCCTTCCGTTCTCCTCATCACACCGTCAGTGATGCCGGTCTGATCGGTGGTGGCGCTGTGCCGCGTCCGGGAGAGGTATCCCTGGCTCATAACGGCGTTCTCTTTCTGGATGAGCTGCCGGAGTTTCCAAGAAACGTGCTGGAGGTGATGCGGCAACCGCTAGAGGATGGCACGGTGACCATCTCGCGGGCTTCCATGAGCCTGAGCTTTCCGGCTCGGTTCATGTTGATCGCCGCGATGAATCCATGTCCTTGCGGCTACTTCAATGACAAGAGCCGCGAGTGTATGTGTACGCCGCCGATGATCCAGCGGTATGTCTCCAAGGTCTCCGGCCCTCTGCTGGACCGTATCGACATCCACATCGAGGTTCCGGCGGTGCAATATAGGGAACTGCGTTCGGGAGCAGCGGCGGAAGGTTCAAAAGAGATCCGGTCTCGGGTGTTGGAAGCGCGCCGACGGCAGCATGAACGCTTCGCGCTGGCTCCGGAAGGGGCAAAACGCGGCCGCAAAATCTTCGCCAATGCCCAGATGTCGACGCAGCAGATCCGTCTGCACTGCGAGCTTGCTTCGGACGCTGAACGTCTTCTGGAGCGCGCCATGCAGCAGCAGGGACTCAGCGCGCGTGCGCATGACCGCATTCTCAAAGTTGCCCGGACGATTGCCGATCTGTCGGGTGAAACACAGATCGGTGTGCCGCACATCGCCGAGGCGATCCAATATCGCACACTCGACCGACAGTACTGGTCCTGAGGTTGCCCTGTTTTCGGGGCATATATCTCATAAGTTATTGTATTTTATGGATCTAAAAATCTTCCATTTTTGGAAGGCAGGAATTCTCTCGAATACCGAAAAAAGTATTGACCTCGCCCTCCCTTAGGCGTTACCTTCTGGAAGGTCGCGGTTGGCGGGCTGGATTCCGGGTTCGCTGCGGTGGCCAAGGGTTTCCCGTCAGGCCAGGTGTGACCCAGTCGAATTCAAATGTAAGCACGGGGCGATAGAACCCCGAATCATGGCGTCAGTTCCGTTTGGAGGTTCCTCTGGGATCTGTCACGGCGCCATCTCCACAAAGGCAGATGTGGATGTAGACAGAGAGCGCAGATTTGCGTTCGCCCGAATGGACAAAAGATAGGTGCATCCTGGAGTACCAGCGCATCGTCTATTGAACAGAAACACGATTTGCAGCTAACGAAGTCTGCGGTCGATAGCAGCGCCGGGTGAGGACTGCACCCCGGTATAAGAGAGGAATAGGTATGCGCTCAGATCTTATTTTTGGAGCACTTACGCACGTCAAGAACCGTTACCAGCTTTGCCAGCTCGCTTCCAAGGCTACGCGTAAGCTCCAC
This genomic window from Terriglobus albidus contains:
- a CDS encoding L-serine ammonia-lyase, whose amino-acid sequence is MNTSLFELFKIGIGPSSSHTVGPMRAALQFTQHLRQSGLLSQTSRVFVELFGSLALTGHGHGSDKAIVLGLSGEAPDQVTPATIERILADWQTDGRIQLAADHAVTLREGGELLFLRNQMYPDPAVPSHPNGMRFTAFDKEGNTLHQETIFSIGGGFVVQAEDFGRQSAVATRNVPYPFHSAAELLQITAQHGLTIAQAVMANEVALAGSEAVVRERILAIWKVMQECTEKGITTEGILPGGLNVRRRAPRLTTRLRAERSKDPLAPMDWVTVYAMAVNEENAAGGRVVTAPTNGAAGIIPAVAHYYLNFIPDADTEGILRYFLTSAAIGVLYKENASISGAEVGCQGEVGVACSMAAGGLVAALHGSNDQVEHAAEIAMEHNLGMTCDPIGGLVQIPCIERNAMGAVKAVNASRMAMHETEGHKVSLDQVIKTMYQTGLDMQSRYKETSLAGLALNVIEC
- a CDS encoding HEAT repeat domain-containing protein — its product is MKAYTSRLRRSLHLLAWVGGLIVLFLCLHAVAPAEMRRSAEDATPEPPKATPSQINTDAWTLLDKEASEKKTETLVIVVAALGDLGGEPKAQKMLLEAIDSPDLDVRIAAIAAMGQTKNSMFVPTLRKLLDDPKPQIAFASATTLWSMGDHSGQDLLFAVVEGERKGNAGMLGGAMHQASKDMHSPAEIAKMTAPFVLGPFGIGIAAYNYMHKAGGDSPRVIATELIAQNKSPEVRKELIDALDDKDQEVRLTAARMLGDFQDPGLAENLIPLFLDSKPAVRITAAAAAIRLTSVRSSAPIVPKHKSKTIKPSSKP
- a CDS encoding YifB family Mg chelatase-like AAA ATPase, which gives rise to MLFKTRSAAVYGIDAHLIDVEVDFSTVVRDAETFSTVGLPDAAVKESRDRVRSAIRNSGFDMPPVRITINLAPADIRKEGSGFDLPIALGILGAYGALQPIDLTEFLFLGELGLDGTVRAVQGILPVAVAARQKGVKRLVVPTVNAREAAVVDGLMVYPVRSLIEVRELINGIATGQESIAPVQLDKSTLLDEIQDAMPDFSDVRGQHTAKRALEVAAAGGHNVLMIGPPGSGKTMLAKRFPSVLAPLMFEEALETTKIHSVAGVLNAETGLVTHRPFRSPHHTVSDAGLIGGGAVPRPGEVSLAHNGVLFLDELPEFPRNVLEVMRQPLEDGTVTISRASMSLSFPARFMLIAAMNPCPCGYFNDKSRECMCTPPMIQRYVSKVSGPLLDRIDIHIEVPAVQYRELRSGAAAEGSKEIRSRVLEARRRQHERFALAPEGAKRGRKIFANAQMSTQQIRLHCELASDAERLLERAMQQQGLSARAHDRILKVARTIADLSGETQIGVPHIAEAIQYRTLDRQYWS